CCGACCCGGACCGAGGTGGGGCCGTGTTGCCCCCGTTCGAGCTGAGCCGCCTCGCCCACCGGAAGCTCTACGAGACGCGGTGGTGGCCGGAACTGGCCGAGTGGATCGTGAAACTGGAGGCCGCCACCACCACGCCGAGCGCCGGCCCGCCGGCCGCCACGCCGACGGACGATGCCGTGGCTCCGTACCCCTTCGCGGTCTTCTGCCAGGACTGGAGCCTGCCCGTCCGCGACTACCAAGAGTACGCCGGACACCTGGGCCGGATGGCCCGGCTCGCTCCCGACCTGCGCTACCCGCCGGCCCTGTTCGCCCTCGTCACCTGCCTGGGCACCCCGACGCCGGTCGCCAACCCGCAGCACCGCCTGCGGGTACGCACCGACGTGCCGCTGCTGATCGCCGCCACCTTGCACGACCCCGCCAGCGGCTACAACTGGGCCACCAACGTGGCGCGACAACTGGGTAGGCACGGCGTGCTGCTCACCTACCAGGGGTGGGGGCACGGCAGCTACACCACCAGCCCGTGCGTGGGGCAAGCCGTCGACTCCTACCTGATCGACGGAGTGGTGCCCGGCCCCGGCACCCGCTGCCCGGCCATCGAGCCCGAGGTGTGACCGTGCGCCGTCGGCCGTCGGGTGGTCAGCTCCGCCCGACGGCCGGCGGCGTGACCGCCGGCTGGGAGACCGGCAGTCCGGGCGGGTCGACGACGGCCGGACCAACCGCACCGTTGGCCACCGCCGGACCTCATCGGTGCCCCGCCAGTCGGGCGGCCCGCAGCTCCAGGTACCGCTGCTCGGGCAGGCTGGTGGTGCCCCGCGCCGCCGCGACGTACGCGTCACGCGCCGCGCCGGGCTCACCGGCCAGCTCCAGCAGGTGGGCCCGGACCGCGGCGAGCCGGTGGTGCCCGGCGGTGCGCTCGTCGGCATCCAGGGGTGTGAGCAGGGCCAGCCCGGCCAATGGCCCGTCCACCATGGCCACCGCCACCGCCTGGTTGAGGGTGACCATCGGGTTCGGCGCGATCCGGGCGAGCAGCCGGTAGAGCGCGACGATCTGCGGCCAGTCCGTCACCGCCGCCGTCGGCGCCTCGGCGTGCACCGCGGCGATCGCCGCCTGGAGCTGGTACGGGCCGGGCGGCGACCAGGTCAACGCCTCGGTGATCAGCGCGATCCCCTCCGCGATGGCCGTCCGGTCCCAGAGTGTGCGGTCCTGCTCGGCCAGCGGCACCAACTCCCCGTCCGGGCCGACCCGGGCCGCCCGGTGCGCGTCGGTGAGCAGCATCAGCGCCAGCAGTCCGGCAACCTCGCCCTCGTCCGGCAGCAGCCCGTGCAGGATGCGGGCCAGCCGGACCGCCTCGCCGGTGAGTTCGGCCCGGTGCAGGTCCGGCCCGCTGGACGCGGTGTACCCCTCGTTGAAGATCAGGTAGAGCACCCGGAGCACCGTGCGTAGCCGCTCGTGCCGCTCATTCGGTGCGGGCATGGTGAACCGGGCGCCGGCGACCTCGATCCGCTGTTTGGCCCGGCGGATCCGCTGGCTCATCGTCGTCTCCGGCACCAGGTGCGCCCGGGCGATCTGGGCGGTGCTGAGACCGCCGACCGCGCGCAAGGTGAGCGTCACCTGTGCCGTGGGGGTCAGCGCCGGGTGGCAGCAGAGGAACAGCAGGGTGAGCGTGTCGTCGGCGTCCGCCACCGCCGGCTCCGCGTCGGCCGCCGGCGCCACCCCGGCGTACGCCGGCTCGCGCAACGCCACCGCCACCTCGCGGTCCCGGCGGGCGCTCTCGCTGCGCCACTCGTCGGTGAGCCGGCGGGTGGCGACGGTGAGCAGCCAGGCGCGGGGATTGTCCGGTACGCCCTGGCCGGGCCACTGCGTGGCGGCGGCGAGCAGCGCCTCCTGGACCGCGTCCTCGCACCGGTCGAACTGGCCGTGCCGACGGACCAGCAGGCCGAGGAGCTGCGGCGCGAGCGTGCGCAGCAGCTCCTCGACCGTCCGGTCCTCGGTCACATCTCCGTCCCGGCCTGGTTCATGATCGGGCGAACCTCCATGGCGCCGCCGAAGCGCACGTCCGGCCAGCGGGCGGCGATCTCGGCGGCCCGCTCGGGGGTGTCGCAGTCGACGGTCAGGTAGCCCGCGAACTGCTCCTTGCTCTCCATGAACGGCCCGTCAATGACCTCCGGGTGGCCGCCAGCGAGCCGGACCGTCAACGTCTGCGACGGGTTGGCGAGCGCCTGCCCGTCGACCAGCTCGCCGGTCTCGGTCAGCTCCTTCATGATCTCGTCGACCTCGCCGAACAGGACGGTGCGCTCCCGCTCGGACAGCTCCTCGGTGAAGCCGGGCCGGTTCCAGATCAGCAGCATGTACTTCACGGCGATGCTCCTCAGGTCCTGGTCGCGCCCCGGTCGGGGCGCGGCTCACCGGAGGGTCGGAGCCGAAACTCCGTTCCCTACCGACTACCGAAGAACATCGCAGAATTTTTTCGACGGTGGCGGTCCCACACCGGGCGGGTCAGCGCGGGTCGGGCCGGCCGGGTACCTGTCGGGGTGGTGGTCGCCCGCCGCCGACGTCCAGCGACGCCCGGTCGGCGGCAGAGGTGCCGGACGACCAGCCCTCGGCGTCGCGGACGCTGAGCCGGTGCCGGGTGACGCCGGGGAAGAGCGTGTCCAGGCGCTCCCGGACCGCCTCGCCGCGCGCCGCGAGCACCGGCAGCAGCCGCTCCGGGCCGGCCGTCTCGGCCGCCGCCCGGTCCGCCGCCTCGGTGGCCGCCCGCAGCCGCTCGCCGATCCGCAGCGCGAACGCGTTGAGGAAGGACTCGTCCCAGACGCGGGTCCGCCGCCCGGCCCCGGGCCGGCGCTCGGCCCGTCCGCGCAGCATCGCGGCGGTGGCCTGGACCAGCAGCGAGGTGTACAGCAACTCCACCGCCACCAGGTCGGCCGGCCAGCCCAGCACCGTGGCGAAGCCGAGGTCGTCGGACCAGACCGCCTCGCACCGGTTCGCCGCCGCCACCTCCTGCACCAGGAGGGCCTTGGCTCCCGCGTACGGGGATTCGGTGCCGAGCCGCACCCCGCCGGGCAGGTCGCCACGATCGGCCCCGGCGGCCAGCAGCGCCTCGTCGATGCTGTGCCGGGCGATCAGCTCCTGCGCCTTGCCGGTCAACGCCTCGGCCTCGGCCGGGAAGGTGGTCGACTCGGCCTTGGCCAGCAGCGCCCGTACCCGGTCGAGCATCGGTGACCCACTGCGGGCCCGGCCGGCCGGTCGGCTGGCGGCCGCCGCGCCGGTCGTGCCGGGTGGCGGGCGCAGCACCGCGATGGGCGGCAGGCTCTCCACCAGCACCAGGGTGTCCACCGCCACGCGTAGCGCGTCGATGCGGTCCAGCCCTTCCCGGGCCGACCAGCCGGCCAGCATGCCACGGTCGTCGTCCCACCAGACCTCGACGGCCAGCTCGCCCAGCTGCTCGTCCCACCAGTCCGGGACCGGCCCGGCCTGGTCGCGCCGCTGGGCGGCCATCGCGTCCCGGACCAGCCGGGCCTGGCGTGCTCCGAGCCGTCGGGTGGTGAGCCGGTCCAGGTCCACCGGCTGCCAGCCGCGTGGCCAGAGCCGCCCCACGCTGCGGACCAGGCGACGCAGCAGCGCCACGTCCACCGCCGCCGTGCCGTCCGCCGCGCCGGTGCCGACCATCAGCCGGTCCAGCTGCCGTTCGGCCTGGCGTACGTCGGTGCCGCGCACCGCTGCGAGCGCGTCGGCGACGAGTTCCTCTGCGTCCGGCACGGGCACCTCCTTCTCGGGTTCCGCTGCCGGCGAGGCTTCCGGCCCGACCCCAGCTCCATGATCATGCCGTTAGCCGGGTCGGAGGCGCGAAACGGGGATGTTGTCGCCCCCGGACGGCAAGCAGCGGAGAGTCGGGGTACATCGACCGCTGTGACGAAACGGCCGGCGCGAACGCTTGATCTTGGGATGGGTACGGAGGCCCGTCCCGGCCCGGGTCGCGCCGGCCGATACCTGCGACAGACGAGGATCTGATGCATCCCACTTCTCATCCGGCACGTCGACGGCACCTCGCCACGGCGGTCAGTCTCGGCGCACTGGCGTCGCTCGTGACCGCGGTCCTACCCGCGTCGCCCGCCGTCGCTGCACCGCCCCGGGCGGACCTGGTGGTCACCGCCACCGCCGTCGCCCCCCGCGACCAGGTCGTCGACGTGGGCGGTGGAGTCACCGTCGAGGTCGAGGTCCGGAACGCCGGCACCAGGTCGGCGCCGGAGGTCACGCTCGCCTACGGCCTGCCGTCCGGCGCCTACTTCACGGACGGCAACGCCGTCCCCGAGGGCTGGAGCTGCGACTTCGGCGCAGCCGCCACCTGTACGTATGGAGCGCTGGCCGCGGGGGCGAGCGCGCCACGACTGCGCTTCGACCTCTCCTTCCCACCCGCGCCGACGGGCACCACCTCGGCGGTGACCGCGACCGCGAGGACGACCAGCACCGAGCTCTCCACGGCCAACAACGTGGGCGAGGCAACGATCACCTACATCCGGGGGGTGACCGACCTGGAGATCACCGCGGTGCAGGCGAACCCCGCTCAGGTGATCGTCGGCGACACCGTGAACATCTCCGTCCAGGTACGCAACGCCGGGAACATGAAGGCGGAGGACGTCCACGTCACGGTGCCGCTGCCCGACGGCTTCACTCGTGTGGCGGAGCCGAACAGCAGCCCCTGGTACTGCGAGTTCGGCGACGATCCGGTCTCCGGCCAGCCGGCCTGGGACTGCCTGTTCTACGGGATGGTGGAGGGGTACACCCCCGATCCACTGGAACTGACGGCCGCGGTCGCCAGCGGTGCGCCTGGTGACGTCGCGACCGTGACCGCCCGGGCGACGACGATCTCGCCGGAGGACGACCTCTCCGACAACACCGCTCAGGGCACCATCGTGATCCTGGAGCCGGCGACGGTGCGCGGCACGGTCTGAGCGTCGATCCAGGATTGGTGGCTCCTGCCGCCCAGGATCTCGGCCCCCGCGCTGCGTCGACCGGTTGTCGGCGCAGCGCGGGGGCCAACCGTGCTGCGGGCGGTACGGCCGTGGTGCGCCCCGCCCGGGCTCACTGCCAGTCGGTGAGGATCGTGTCGACCGGCAGGACGTCCCGCTCCGGGTCCGGTGCTGGGGTTGGCTGGCCGGTCGGCGTCCGGTCGAAGCGGGGTGCCGGGGCCGGCTGGATCTCGCCGCCCACGTCGACGAAGGTGCCCCGGGCGGCGTTGTGCGGATGCCGGTGTGCCTCGCGGGGGGCGAGCACCGGCGCGACGCAGGCGTCCAGGTCGGCGAAGACGGCCCTCCACTCGTCGCGGGTCCGCTCGGCGAAACGCTCGGTGAAGCGCCGGCGCAGCTCGTCCCAGCCGCTCGGGTCGTACTGGGCGGGCAGGTCCGCCTCGTCGGCGAGGCCGAGGCCGGTCAGCAGCTCGGCGTAAAAGGCCGGCTCCATCGCGCCGACGGCCATGAAGCCGCCGTCGGCGGTGCGGTACGTGTCGTAGAACGGCGCCCCGCCGTCGAACATGTTGTGTCCGCGCGGCGCTTCCCACAGGCCGGTGCTGAGCAGCCCGTGCAGGAACGCGGTGAGCAGCGCCGAGCCGTCCACCATCGCCGCGTCGACCACCTGGCCGGCACCGGAGCGTTCCCGTTCCAGCAGCGCGGCCAGCACTCCCACGGCGAGCAGCATGCCGCCCCCGCCGAAGTCGCCGAGCAGGTTCATCGGCGCGTACGGGCGCTCGCCGGCCCGACCCAGTGGCTCCAGCGCACCGGCCACCGCGATGTAGTCGATGTCGTGCCCGGCCCGGGGCGCCAGCGGCCCGTCCTGGCCCCAGCCGGTCATCCGCGCGTACACCAGCCGGGGGTTGCGGGCCTGGCAGACTTCGGGCCCGAAGCCCAGCCGCTCGGCCACGCCCGGCCGGTACGCCTCGACCAGCACGTCCGCCCGCTCGACCAGGCGCAGCAGGTCCGCCACCCCGG
The nucleotide sequence above comes from Micromonospora sp. NBC_00389. Encoded proteins:
- a CDS encoding RNA polymerase sigma factor, translating into MTEDRTVEELLRTLAPQLLGLLVRRHGQFDRCEDAVQEALLAAATQWPGQGVPDNPRAWLLTVATRRLTDEWRSESARRDREVAVALREPAYAGVAPAADAEPAVADADDTLTLLFLCCHPALTPTAQVTLTLRAVGGLSTAQIARAHLVPETTMSQRIRRAKQRIEVAGARFTMPAPNERHERLRTVLRVLYLIFNEGYTASSGPDLHRAELTGEAVRLARILHGLLPDEGEVAGLLALMLLTDAHRAARVGPDGELVPLAEQDRTLWDRTAIAEGIALITEALTWSPPGPYQLQAAIAAVHAEAPTAAVTDWPQIVALYRLLARIAPNPMVTLNQAVAVAMVDGPLAGLALLTPLDADERTAGHHRLAAVRAHLLELAGEPGAARDAYVAAARGTTSLPEQRYLELRAARLAGHR
- a CDS encoding YciI family protein; its protein translation is MLLIWNRPGFTEELSERERTVLFGEVDEIMKELTETGELVDGQALANPSQTLTVRLAGGHPEVIDGPFMESKEQFAGYLTVDCDTPERAAEIAARWPDVRFGGAMEVRPIMNQAGTEM
- a CDS encoding DUF2786 domain-containing protein translates to MPDAEELVADALAAVRGTDVRQAERQLDRLMVGTGAADGTAAVDVALLRRLVRSVGRLWPRGWQPVDLDRLTTRRLGARQARLVRDAMAAQRRDQAGPVPDWWDEQLGELAVEVWWDDDRGMLAGWSAREGLDRIDALRVAVDTLVLVESLPPIAVLRPPPGTTGAAAASRPAGRARSGSPMLDRVRALLAKAESTTFPAEAEALTGKAQELIARHSIDEALLAAGADRGDLPGGVRLGTESPYAGAKALLVQEVAAANRCEAVWSDDLGFATVLGWPADLVAVELLYTSLLVQATAAMLRGRAERRPGAGRRTRVWDESFLNAFALRIGERLRAATEAADRAAAETAGPERLLPVLAARGEAVRERLDTLFPGVTRHRLSVRDAEGWSSGTSAADRASLDVGGGRPPPRQVPGRPDPR
- a CDS encoding CaiB/BaiF CoA transferase family protein, which gives rise to MTASNEPAGDSARGGPLAGVRVVELASLAPAPFGCMVLADLGADVVRVDRPGGPGAGRLAAPTGGPLQRGRRVTALDLKSPTGVADLLRLVERADVLVEAYRPGVAERLGFGPEVCQARNPRLVYARMTGWGQDGPLAPRAGHDIDYIAVAGALEPLGRAGERPYAPMNLLGDFGGGGMLLAVGVLAALLERERSGAGQVVDAAMVDGSALLTAFLHGLLSTGLWEAPRGHNMFDGGAPFYDTYRTADGGFMAVGAMEPAFYAELLTGLGLADEADLPAQYDPSGWDELRRRFTERFAERTRDEWRAVFADLDACVAPVLAPREAHRHPHNAARGTFVDVGGEIQPAPAPRFDRTPTGQPTPAPDPERDVLPVDTILTDWQ